From Skermanella sp. TT6, a single genomic window includes:
- the clpB gene encoding ATP-dependent chaperone ClpB, with protein MDFEKYTERSRGFVQAAQGLALRRGHQRLTAEHLLCTLLEDKEGLAANLIRSAGGDPARALSAVEAELNKQPKVEGAGAGQIYLAPELARLFQTAEELATKAGDSFVTAERLLLALTMAEGSPSARILKDAGVTAQSLNQAINAIRKGRTADSASAEQGYDALKKYARDLTEAAREGKLDPVIGRDEEIRRTIQVLARRTKNNPVLIGEPGVGKTAIVEGLAQRIIKGDVPEGLRDKRLMALDLGAMVAGAKYRGEFEERLKAVLQEITAAAGEIIVFIDEMHTLVGAGKADGAMDASNMLKPALARGELHCVGATTLDEYRKHVEKDPALARRFQPVFVSEPTVEDTISILRGLKEKYELHHGVRITDSAIVSAATLSHRYITDRFLPDKAIDLIDEAASRLRMEVDSKPEEIDELDRRIIQLKIEREALKRESDQASRDRLEKLGAELDELERKSADMTSRWMAEKEQLTGAQKLKEQLDHARVELEQAQRNADWTKAGELAYGVIPELERKLKAAEEVAGNRMLNEEVRDGDIASIVSRWTGIPVDKMLTGEREKLLAMENRLGTRVIGQDEAIVAVSNAVRRARAGLQDPNRPIGSFLFLGPTGVGKTELTKALAEFLFDDETAMIRLDMSEYMEKHAVARMIGAPPGYVGYEEGGALTEAVRRRPYQVILFDEVEKAHPDVFNVLLQVLDDGRLTDGQGRTVDFRNTLIVMTSNLGSEILANQPEGQDSSAVRDEVMEIVRASFRPEFLNRLDEILLFHRLSRGHMGGIVKIQLGRLRRMLADRDIELAIDDKALAWLADAGYDPVYGARPLKRVIQRALQNPLATMLLEGRIADGQTVEVSAGEHGLMIDGVPADTQATAGAAAAAGGAGRSGWSNRPTVH; from the coding sequence ATGGACTTCGAGAAATACACGGAACGGTCCCGCGGCTTCGTACAGGCCGCCCAGGGGCTGGCGCTTCGGCGCGGACATCAGCGGCTGACCGCCGAGCACCTGCTCTGCACCCTGCTGGAAGACAAGGAAGGCTTGGCGGCCAACCTGATCCGCTCGGCGGGCGGCGACCCGGCGCGGGCGCTTTCGGCGGTCGAGGCGGAGCTGAACAAGCAGCCCAAGGTCGAAGGCGCCGGTGCCGGCCAGATCTATCTGGCACCCGAGCTGGCGCGCCTCTTCCAGACCGCGGAGGAGCTGGCGACCAAGGCCGGCGACAGCTTCGTCACCGCCGAGCGCCTGCTGCTGGCATTGACCATGGCCGAGGGCAGCCCGTCCGCCAGGATCCTGAAGGATGCCGGTGTCACGGCGCAGTCGCTCAACCAGGCGATCAACGCGATCCGCAAGGGCCGCACCGCCGACAGCGCGTCGGCCGAACAGGGCTACGACGCGCTCAAGAAATACGCCCGCGACCTGACGGAGGCCGCGCGCGAGGGGAAGCTGGACCCGGTCATCGGCCGTGACGAGGAGATCCGCCGGACCATTCAGGTCCTGGCCCGGCGCACCAAGAACAACCCCGTCCTGATCGGCGAACCCGGCGTCGGCAAGACCGCCATCGTCGAAGGGCTGGCGCAGCGCATCATCAAGGGCGACGTGCCGGAAGGCCTGCGCGACAAGCGCCTGATGGCGCTCGACCTGGGCGCCATGGTGGCGGGTGCCAAGTACCGCGGCGAATTCGAGGAACGGCTGAAGGCCGTCCTGCAGGAGATCACGGCCGCGGCCGGCGAGATCATCGTGTTCATCGACGAGATGCATACCCTGGTCGGGGCCGGTAAGGCCGACGGCGCGATGGACGCCTCCAACATGCTGAAGCCGGCGCTGGCGCGCGGCGAACTGCACTGCGTGGGCGCCACGACGCTGGACGAGTACCGCAAGCATGTGGAGAAGGACCCCGCGCTGGCGCGGCGGTTCCAGCCGGTCTTCGTCTCCGAGCCGACGGTCGAGGACACCATCTCGATCCTGCGCGGCCTGAAGGAGAAGTACGAGCTTCACCACGGCGTCCGGATCACCGACAGCGCGATCGTCTCCGCGGCCACCCTGTCGCACCGCTACATCACCGACCGGTTCCTGCCGGACAAGGCGATCGACCTGATCGACGAGGCCGCGTCGCGGCTCCGCATGGAAGTCGATTCGAAGCCGGAAGAGATCGACGAGCTCGATCGCCGGATCATCCAACTCAAGATCGAGCGCGAGGCCCTGAAGCGGGAGAGCGACCAGGCGTCGCGCGACCGGTTGGAGAAGCTGGGCGCCGAACTGGACGAGCTGGAGCGCAAGTCGGCCGACATGACGTCGCGCTGGATGGCGGAGAAGGAGCAGCTGACCGGCGCCCAGAAGCTGAAGGAGCAGCTGGACCACGCCCGCGTCGAACTGGAGCAGGCCCAGCGCAACGCCGATTGGACCAAGGCCGGCGAGCTCGCCTACGGTGTCATTCCGGAGCTGGAACGGAAGCTGAAGGCTGCCGAGGAAGTGGCCGGCAACCGGATGCTGAACGAGGAGGTGCGCGACGGTGACATCGCCTCGATCGTCAGCCGCTGGACCGGCATCCCTGTGGACAAGATGCTGACGGGCGAGCGCGAGAAGCTGCTGGCGATGGAAAACCGCCTGGGTACCCGGGTGATCGGCCAGGACGAGGCGATCGTCGCGGTCTCCAACGCGGTCCGGCGCGCCCGCGCCGGCCTTCAGGACCCGAACCGGCCGATCGGCTCGTTCCTGTTCCTCGGTCCGACCGGCGTCGGCAAGACCGAGCTGACCAAGGCGCTGGCCGAGTTCCTGTTCGACGACGAGACCGCCATGATCCGGCTGGACATGTCGGAGTACATGGAGAAGCACGCGGTCGCCCGCATGATCGGCGCTCCTCCGGGCTATGTCGGCTATGAGGAGGGCGGGGCCCTGACGGAGGCGGTTCGCCGCCGGCCCTATCAGGTGATCCTGTTCGACGAGGTCGAGAAGGCGCACCCCGACGTGTTCAACGTGCTGCTCCAGGTGCTGGACGACGGCCGCCTGACCGACGGGCAGGGGCGCACGGTGGACTTCCGCAACACGCTGATCGTCATGACCTCCAACCTCGGGTCGGAGATCCTGGCGAACCAGCCGGAAGGGCAGGACAGCTCCGCCGTGCGCGACGAGGTGATGGAGATCGTCCGGGCGTCGTTCCGGCCGGAGTTCCTGAACCGGCTCGACGAGATCCTGCTGTTCCACCGGCTGAGCCGAGGCCACATGGGCGGCATCGTCAAGATCCAGCTGGGCCGCCTGCGGCGCATGCTGGCCGACCGCGACATCGAGCTGGCGATCGACGACAAGGCGCTCGCCTGGCTTGCCGATGCCGGCTACGACCCGGTCTACGGCGCCCGGCCGTTGAAGCGGGTGATCCAGCGGGCGCTGCAGAACCCGCTGGCCACGATGCTTCTGGAAGGCCGCATCGCCGACGGGCAGACGGTCGAGGTCAGCGCCGGCGAGCACGGCCTGATGATCGACGGCGTTCCGGCCGATACCCAGGCGACCGCGGGAGCCGCGGCAGCGGCGGGTGGCGCCGGGCGCTCCGGCTGGAGCAACAGGCCGACCGTCCACTGA
- a CDS encoding NUDIX domain-containing protein: protein MKKLLAQSGLLRTAHLARVGWLTVARPLTMGVRAIIRDADGAVLMIRHSYVDGWHLPGGGVDRNETVRQAMAREVREEVGVEVVGTARMLGLYARFRHRSSDHVSVFVVDEWRGTPEVDGLEIVECRFFALDALPRDTTPATRRRLAELAGGGEPSDLW, encoded by the coding sequence GTGAAGAAGCTTCTGGCCCAGTCCGGCCTGCTCCGTACCGCCCATCTGGCGCGCGTCGGCTGGCTGACCGTCGCAAGGCCCTTGACCATGGGTGTACGCGCCATCATCCGGGACGCGGACGGCGCCGTCCTGATGATCCGCCACAGCTATGTCGACGGCTGGCATCTTCCCGGCGGGGGCGTCGACCGGAACGAGACGGTCCGCCAGGCCATGGCCCGGGAGGTGCGGGAGGAGGTCGGGGTCGAGGTGGTCGGAACCGCGCGCATGCTGGGCCTTTATGCCCGCTTCCGGCACCGATCCAGCGACCATGTCAGCGTCTTCGTGGTCGACGAGTGGCGGGGAACCCCAGAGGTCGACGGGCTGGAGATCGTGGAGTGCCGTTTCTTCGCCCTGGACGCCCTGCCCCGCGACACGACTCCGGCGACGCGCCGCCGACTTGCGGAACTGGCCGGCGGCGGCGAGCCTTCCGACCTCTGGTGA
- a CDS encoding MOSC domain-containing protein: MNTAVAKIYRYPVKGLSAQALDQVILAPGEGLPDDRRFAISHGASSFDPTAPEWRPKRDFLMLAKNERLAALETDYDSATGVLTVRRNGRQVARGQITSAMGRLLINQFFAAYMKGEAPGTPSLVEAPGVMFSDTPEKYVSILNLASVQDIERVVQAPVDPIRFRANLLLDGMEGWAEAKWVGRSIAIGDVVLEVAEQIGRCAATEVNPATATRDINIPLQLQRGYSHRNCGVYARVIRGGRIAPGDPVRLID; the protein is encoded by the coding sequence ATGAATACCGCAGTTGCGAAGATATATCGTTATCCGGTCAAGGGACTGAGCGCCCAGGCTCTCGACCAGGTCATCCTGGCGCCCGGCGAAGGGCTTCCGGACGACCGGCGGTTCGCCATCAGCCACGGGGCTTCCAGCTTCGACCCGACGGCGCCGGAGTGGCGCCCGAAAAGGGATTTCCTGATGCTGGCCAAGAATGAAAGACTGGCGGCGCTGGAGACCGACTACGACTCGGCGACGGGCGTCCTGACGGTGCGCCGCAATGGCAGGCAGGTGGCCCGCGGACAGATCACCAGCGCCATGGGGCGGCTGCTGATCAACCAGTTCTTCGCGGCCTACATGAAGGGAGAGGCGCCGGGAACGCCGAGCCTGGTGGAGGCGCCCGGGGTCATGTTCAGCGATACGCCGGAGAAGTACGTCTCGATCCTGAACCTGGCCAGCGTCCAGGACATAGAACGGGTCGTCCAGGCCCCCGTCGATCCCATCCGGTTCCGGGCGAACCTGCTGCTCGACGGGATGGAGGGCTGGGCCGAGGCCAAGTGGGTCGGCCGTTCCATCGCAATCGGCGACGTGGTGCTGGAAGTGGCCGAGCAGATCGGCCGTTGCGCCGCGACGGAGGTCAACCCCGCCACGGCGACGCGGGACATCAACATCCCTCTCCAGCTTCAGCGGGGCTATAGCCACCGCAACTGCGGCGTTTACGCGCGTGTCATCCGGGGCGGGCGCATCGCGCCCGGCGATCCGGTCCGCCTGATCGACTGA
- the prmC gene encoding peptide chain release factor N(5)-glutamine methyltransferase, translated as MTGPAAQGASGGLSGTPMLREVMRHAEGLLREAGIDTPELDARLLTGAALGMTREHMLIHATARLNQPQVARVLGFVARRVGREPVSRILGRREFWSLDFTLSPATLDPRPDSETVVEEALAGVADRQASLSVLDLGTGTGCLLLAVLSELPKATGLGIDRSEEAVETARANARRLGLGQRARFSTGDWASGIEDRFDLVISNPPYIPDADIEALAPEVTRFDPPAALAGGPDGLDAYRTIVAQLPGVLKPGGRIIFEVGFGQSADVSALLRAAGFGRIGVRKDLGGVERVVFGHLDA; from the coding sequence ATGACCGGTCCGGCCGCCCAGGGGGCGTCCGGGGGGCTCTCCGGGACGCCCATGCTCCGGGAGGTGATGCGCCACGCCGAGGGCCTGCTCCGCGAGGCCGGCATCGACACGCCGGAATTGGACGCCCGCCTGCTGACGGGGGCCGCGCTGGGCATGACGCGCGAGCATATGCTGATCCATGCCACCGCGCGGCTGAACCAGCCCCAGGTCGCCCGGGTCCTCGGCTTCGTCGCCCGGCGGGTTGGGCGCGAGCCGGTCTCCCGCATCCTGGGCCGGCGCGAGTTCTGGAGCCTGGATTTCACCTTGTCTCCCGCGACCCTCGATCCCAGGCCCGATTCCGAGACGGTGGTCGAGGAAGCCCTGGCCGGCGTCGCGGACCGGCAGGCTTCCCTGTCGGTCCTGGACCTGGGGACCGGCACAGGCTGCCTGCTGCTGGCCGTCCTCAGCGAACTGCCCAAGGCCACGGGGCTCGGCATCGACCGCTCGGAGGAGGCGGTGGAGACGGCCCGGGCCAACGCCCGGCGGCTCGGACTGGGGCAGCGCGCGCGCTTCTCCACCGGGGACTGGGCCTCGGGAATCGAGGATCGTTTCGACCTCGTGATCTCCAACCCGCCCTACATTCCCGATGCCGACATCGAGGCCCTGGCCCCGGAAGTCACCCGGTTCGACCCGCCGGCGGCGCTGGCCGGCGGCCCCGACGGGCTGGACGCCTACCGCACCATCGTCGCGCAACTCCCCGGGGTACTGAAACCGGGCGGGCGAATCATCTTCGAGGTCGGATTCGGCCAGTCAGCCGACGTGTCGGCGCTTCTCAGGGCGGCCGGTTTCGGGCGGATCGGCGTGCGGAAGGATCTCGGAGGCGTGGAGCGCGTGGTTTTTGGCCATTTGGACGCGTGA
- a CDS encoding M23 family metallopeptidase produces MRLRVAAIPALAVCLAGIPSLASADWEYPYNHPARSGAAERLSSGTPAAHPVDLDQEIARLNLVSATTADEPDAPDREDAPSKNAGQAVAQAMGEPLPDDGQTELLADIDRKVVEVGRGDTLLGLLVDAAVPRLDAHDAIEALRSVFDPRRLQVGQEIALLFQREAGSDRRFVGLELEPGVDRAVSVARLEGDAYEAVSIDKELQRRKAAASAVIDSSLFEAGASVGVPIPVMAAMIRAYSYDVDFQRDIQPGDEFQVMYERYFTDSGAAARDGDILYAALTLGGRRMELYRYKTRDGVVDYFNRQGESIRKALLRTPIDGARVSSKFGMRKHPVLGFSKMHAGMDFAAPSGTPIYAAGDGVVEEIGGKGSYGNYIRIKHNQQMATAYAHLSKFGPDMRRGGRVKQGDIIGYVGSTGRSTGPHLHYEVLRNGRQVNPMSVDLPTGIALQGAELAAFRRHVDESDRQFVANLQSAAQVAQTAGGIGDDHPQSCRGERSC; encoded by the coding sequence GTGCGTCTAAGGGTTGCCGCCATACCCGCCCTCGCCGTCTGTCTGGCAGGCATTCCCTCCCTCGCTTCCGCGGATTGGGAGTATCCTTATAACCACCCTGCCCGCTCGGGCGCCGCTGAACGGCTGTCGTCCGGGACGCCGGCGGCCCATCCGGTCGATCTCGACCAGGAAATCGCCCGGCTGAACCTCGTCAGCGCGACGACCGCCGACGAGCCGGACGCACCGGATCGGGAGGACGCTCCTTCGAAGAATGCCGGCCAAGCCGTCGCGCAGGCAATGGGCGAGCCGCTGCCGGACGACGGGCAGACCGAACTGCTTGCCGACATCGACCGGAAGGTGGTCGAGGTCGGCCGGGGCGACACGCTCCTCGGGCTGCTGGTCGACGCCGCCGTTCCCCGCCTCGACGCCCATGACGCCATCGAGGCCCTCCGCAGCGTCTTCGATCCACGGCGGCTGCAGGTCGGTCAGGAAATAGCGCTTCTGTTCCAGCGGGAGGCAGGTTCGGACCGCCGGTTCGTCGGGCTGGAACTGGAGCCGGGCGTGGACCGTGCCGTTTCGGTCGCGCGCCTCGAGGGCGACGCCTATGAGGCGGTCTCCATCGACAAGGAACTGCAACGGCGCAAGGCCGCCGCTTCGGCGGTGATCGATTCCAGCCTGTTCGAAGCGGGAGCCAGCGTCGGTGTGCCGATCCCGGTGATGGCGGCGATGATCCGCGCCTATTCCTACGACGTCGACTTCCAGCGCGATATCCAGCCCGGCGACGAGTTCCAGGTGATGTACGAACGGTACTTCACCGACAGCGGCGCCGCTGCCCGCGACGGCGACATCCTGTACGCGGCCCTGACGCTTGGCGGCAGGCGGATGGAACTCTACCGCTACAAGACCCGCGACGGGGTGGTCGACTACTTCAACCGGCAGGGCGAAAGCATCCGCAAGGCGCTGCTGCGCACGCCGATCGACGGAGCGCGGGTCTCCTCCAAGTTCGGCATGCGCAAGCACCCGGTCCTGGGCTTCAGCAAGATGCATGCGGGCATGGACTTCGCGGCCCCGAGCGGCACTCCGATCTACGCGGCCGGCGACGGCGTGGTGGAGGAGATCGGCGGCAAGGGATCCTACGGCAATTATATCCGCATCAAGCATAACCAGCAGATGGCGACCGCCTATGCGCATCTCTCGAAGTTCGGTCCCGACATGCGCCGGGGAGGACGGGTGAAGCAGGGCGACATCATCGGCTATGTCGGCAGCACCGGCCGCTCCACCGGTCCCCACCTCCATTACGAAGTCCTGCGCAATGGCCGGCAGGTCAATCCCATGAGCGTCGATCTGCCGACAGGCATCGCATTGCAGGGCGCCGAGCTTGCTGCTTTCAGGCGCCATGTGGATGAGTCGGACCGGCAGTTCGTCGCCAACCTGCAAAGCGCGGCGCAGGTCGCCCAGACGGCCGGAGGGATCGGCGACGATCACCCGCAGTCCTGCCGAGGGGAGCGGAGCTGCTGA
- the prfA gene encoding peptide chain release factor 1 — MSFEDMFNRVAARHDELRDALAGGQVDAQAFARMSKEYAELTPIAEAIADLRKARAERQDLAAMLSDPEMRDLAEAEIQALDRRLPELERGIQVLLLPKDEADAKNAILEVRAGTGGEEAALFAAELFQMYQRYAALRGWRFETMDVSETGIGGYKEATASITGRSVFARLKYESGVHRVQRVPATEAGGRIHTSAATVAVLPEAEEVDIQIDEKDLRIDVFRSSGPGGQSVNTTDSAVRITHLPTGIVVSQQDEKSQHKNKAKAMRVLRSRLYDAQRSALDAERAANRKSQVGSGDRSERIRTYNFPQGRVTDHRINLTLYKIDKVMGGEALDEVIDPLIAADEAERLAELQ, encoded by the coding sequence GTGAGTTTCGAGGATATGTTCAACCGCGTCGCCGCGCGCCACGACGAGCTGCGCGACGCCCTGGCCGGCGGTCAGGTGGATGCCCAGGCCTTCGCCCGGATGTCGAAGGAATACGCCGAGCTGACCCCCATCGCGGAAGCGATCGCCGACCTGCGCAAGGCCCGGGCCGAGCGCCAGGACCTGGCGGCCATGCTGTCCGATCCCGAGATGAGGGATCTCGCCGAGGCCGAGATCCAGGCGCTCGACCGCCGCCTGCCCGAGCTGGAGCGGGGCATCCAGGTCCTGCTGCTGCCGAAGGACGAGGCCGACGCCAAGAACGCGATCCTGGAAGTCCGCGCCGGCACTGGCGGGGAGGAGGCTGCCCTGTTCGCCGCCGAGCTGTTCCAGATGTACCAGCGCTATGCGGCGCTGCGCGGATGGCGGTTCGAGACCATGGACGTGTCGGAGACCGGCATCGGCGGCTACAAGGAGGCGACCGCCTCGATCACCGGGCGCAGCGTGTTCGCCCGGCTGAAATACGAGAGCGGCGTCCACCGGGTCCAGCGGGTCCCCGCGACCGAGGCCGGCGGCCGAATCCACACCTCCGCCGCCACCGTGGCCGTCCTGCCGGAGGCGGAGGAGGTGGATATCCAGATCGACGAGAAGGACCTGCGCATCGACGTGTTCCGCTCCAGCGGGCCGGGCGGCCAGTCGGTCAACACCACCGACAGCGCCGTGCGCATCACCCACCTGCCGACCGGCATCGTCGTCTCCCAGCAGGACGAGAAGTCGCAGCACAAGAACAAGGCCAAGGCCATGCGGGTGCTCCGCTCCCGCCTCTACGACGCTCAGCGCAGCGCCCTGGACGCCGAGCGCGCGGCCAACCGCAAGAGCCAGGTCGGCAGCGGCGATCGTTCGGAACGCATCCGGACCTACAATTTTCCCCAGGGCCGCGTTACCGACCACCGGATCAACCTGACGCTCTACAAGATCGACAAGGTGATGGGCGGCGAGGCCCTGGACGAGGTGATCGACCCCCTGATCGCGGCGGACGAGGCGGAGCGCCTCGCCGAACTGCAATGA
- a CDS encoding DUF4167 domain-containing protein, producing the protein MRHQTFDSNGPDVRIRGNAFQVYEKYLALARDAQTAGDRIAAESYFQHAEHYFRIIGLINEQSGENQRGRDGRNGNGAPNGHGGANGNGQDQFGDDQDDDDEDADAEDERAQMNA; encoded by the coding sequence TTGCGCCATCAGACTTTCGACAGCAACGGTCCCGATGTTCGCATCCGAGGCAATGCTTTCCAGGTATACGAAAAGTATCTGGCGCTAGCTCGGGATGCACAGACTGCCGGTGACCGAATTGCAGCTGAAAGTTATTTTCAGCATGCCGAGCATTACTTCCGTATCATCGGCCTCATCAACGAACAAAGTGGCGAGAACCAGCGCGGCCGCGACGGCCGTAACGGCAACGGCGCGCCGAATGGGCACGGCGGCGCCAACGGCAACGGCCAGGACCAGTTCGGCGACGACCAGGATGACGACGATGAAGACGCCGACGCGGAAGACGAACGCGCTCAAATGAACGCGTAA